AACAATTATAAACATTAAACAAGCAAATCTAATGCATGTTAGGATGATGaattaaaaacatgaaatgaATGTTTTATTGGATGGACAAAAGAGTGTGAACTAGGAGATGTATGTTTTAGGGATGATTCTACAAGTCAGCTACAGAGACCAGTAACCAGAGGACAAGAATACTACatacctccaccaccactcaTGGTCTTCAGCAGCAAGTTGGAAGTATGTCAATGCCACAGTAATGAAAGCGGTGACAATTAGAAGAATTATGAAAACAATGAACAGGATGCTGTAAATGGTGTAAATCCTGTGACCCCAAACACTGGCAAATATGTAGTAAAGCTCGATGTATATAGCACTGAAAGGTAAGAAACCTGCCATTGCCATCTGAGGAAGAGTTCCCCGGTACCAAGGTAATGGTGGAATTTCTCTGGGATATTTTGTTGTACGGCAAGGAGCTTGGAACTCAGCCTTGCTGTTTTTACCCGCAATCCCACCCAATACAAGCAAAGGTGATGTCACTAACGTCCATATAAGAACTATTACCACAATAGTGCCAAATGGCAGCGCTGCTGTGGCACTGTAAACAATTGCAACAGTGTTAAGGAAGCAGAACGTGAGGAAAAGAGGCCCACAAAAGAGGCATCCAGTCAACAACAGATTCCTCACCTGACAAGAAAAAGGTTGGAGAGCCTGATCAGTATGGCAGATAGAAGGTTTTAATGTTCAtagctgaaaaaaaaattccagaaattaTCGGTGATGTCATACCCAATTTGTTCCTTCAAGTTGGCAATAGAAAGACGTAGCAGTATATCCAGCAATCCCTGATGTAAGTGCATATATGACAACCAGCGCAGTGAATAGGGCTCCCCGGTTGTATGGataaaataccccaacaagtgcaaggagaaaaatgaaaatggttCTGGAAAAACATGAACAGAAACAGAtagtaaaattaattaataaccCCTAAGCATCATCATTTCAAACTAAACAGGTCAAAAAGACACCTACAGAGTAAATAATTGTGAGCCACAACCAAGGGCTGCTGCAAACAAAGACTTATGTTTAGGAAACCGGAACACATCACCATGAATGTACTTCCATCCAGTCTCCTCTTGGTCATCAGCTGATTCTTCATCATGAGCATACCTTTAACAGATAGAAGTTAATTATGTAAATAACGGAACAAGAAACAGCAACCCAGTAATCTACTTATACGAAGATGCATACAGAAGCAGAAATGGCTCGGAAAGATTTCTTACTTCACAAAATCATTCTTGAGTACTCTCATGAGAATGGTCGCAAGAAACCCAGTTAGGAGAAGCACCGTAACACATGAGTTAATAATAGAAAACCAATGGATTTCCAAGTGATGAGGCAGCGCAGAAGACGATGAATATTT
The sequence above is a segment of the Telopea speciosissima isolate NSW1024214 ecotype Mountain lineage chromosome 7, Tspe_v1, whole genome shotgun sequence genome. Coding sequences within it:
- the LOC122669584 gene encoding transmembrane 9 superfamily member 2; protein product: MRKLMASFVVVAVLILSYGNYVRSDGSNHRYKAGDPVPLYANKVGPFHNPSETYRYFDLPFCSPAHVTEKKEALGEVLNGDRLVSAPYKLEFLTDRDSEVVCRKKLLKEEATVFRNAVTKDYYFQMYYDDLPIWGFIGKVDKEGKTDPSDYKYYLYKHIHFDIAYNKDRVIEINVRTDPHALVDLTEDKEVEVEFMYSVKWKETTIPFEKRMDKYSSSSALPHHLEIHWFSIINSCVTVLLLTGFLATILMRVLKNDFVKYAHDEESADDQEETGWKYIHGDVFRFPKHKSLFAAALGCGSQLFTLTIFIFLLALVGVFYPYNRGALFTALVVIYALTSGIAGYTATSFYCQLEGTNWVRNLLLTGCLFCGPLFLTFCFLNTVAIVYSATAALPFGTIVVIVLIWTLVTSPLLVLGGIAGKNSKAEFQAPCRTTKYPREIPPLPWYRGTLPQMAMAGFLPFSAIYIELYYIFASVWGHRIYTIYSILFIVFIILLIVTAFITVALTYFQLAAEDHEWWWRSFLCGGSTGLFIYGYCLYYYHARSDMSGFMQTSFFFGYMACICYGFFLMLGTVGFRASLLFVRHIYRSIKCE